tgcagctccctgctcagccccacGGGCCTGCAGGCATCTGTAGAATGCAACTGAGAGACACACACATGCTAAAATGAGCACTTAATTCTGGCCACTCACGAAAGCAGGCTGCGAGCCACCAAAGGGCTTGACATGCCCAGGCGCCAGCAACATGCGCGCTGCTTGGAAAGGCATGTGGCAAAGCTGCTCCCACCTGTGCTCCACACCAGCAATGACCCGAGCAAATGTGAGGAGCATGGCAGGTTGCAGAGCAGCCCAGTGCATCATTCCCCTGCTTTATTTAGACCTGGATGCTGGCAGGACCCTGACTGTTACTGAGATTCTGGAGGAGAGGGCAGAAAGCTCTGAGCACTCCTGATTCATCATTGCTTGTGCTGAGCCCCAGCTGGCAGGGCATAAGTAAACCACTACTGGTAAATCTGACTGCCTGGGCAATATCTCTGCTGCTGGGTAAGGTGTCATGGGGTGTGCCAAGTgtagcagccctgctctgccagccacCACATAGCCTGCAGGCAAGTTTACCAGTGCAGGTGTCTAGAGGTACCTGGCTCACTGTGCTGGTGCTTTTGCACCCACTAGTTAGCAGTGGTAGCTTTCCCTCCCCATGGCCACAGGGCTGTCCAGCACGGCACTGCTCCTCACTGCAGGATGGGGACAGCTTGTCTGTTAACacacacctcccctgccagctccGTGTCATTGAGTGTCCTGAGGGGATAGTCTGACCCGCAGTGCCACATCACACATAGTCCCTCACCCCTTggaggcctctcatcagctccATCCCCAAAGAAACTTGGTCACCAGCTCCCACAACACTTTCATTTCCCTCTTACCAgtctcttctgctttctcctgttACAACCAAACACACAACTATCTCCAGGCATGCAGATACCCTCCCCAGCAACTCCCAGCAGAGGTTTTCCTTGACAGCTTGAGTTTGCTGGCCCCTCACCTCGcctctccagcactgccatAGCAGGGTTTGAGCTCTGCACTTGGCAGCATGGCCACCCAGGCAGGCAAGGACACCTGGGAGGGAAAGGCTGACTCAAGTGATGCAGAGGCAATGACACCTTCTCCGTTGGGATGTGGTGAGTGGTGGGTGGGGGAGAACCCATGCTTGGGAGAGCTGCACTATCTGCCAAGCTGCACAGCATGGCTTCACCTTATCCTGCTTGCTCTGATGATAAATGCACACTCTCTGGGGACTGTTTGCTTGTACTGACTGCAgtgtgggctggagctggcaaaCTCAGAAGCTGTACAAACTCAGAAGCTGCCCCAGGGCCTGGTCAAGGCCACCTCttggctctcaccactttctgATGCAGCCTTAGGGACTGCCAGATGGAGAGTGGTCAAAGTGAAACCCTGGCTGCTGACGTGCAACAGCTTCCCCTGTACTGGGCAATCCATGCTGCAAACCAGCATGGTGCTGTGGGATGCATGGagagggtgctgcagcctggcagggtgggtGCACATCCAGGGGGAGGGGAATACTGgggtgcccagtgcagggccaTGCACAGGGTACTCGGGCATCTCCTGTGAGAAATGGGATTATGATTCTCCAGACAAGAGTATACAGGAGCTAAATCTTCCCCTGGCTGGGTCAGAGgggatggagcagcagcagggccagatgCCCATCCCAGCTTCAAGTCCACAAGCCCTGATCTGAATTCACCCTGTGTTGTTGTTCACCAGGTATCTGCCCAAATTCCTGCTGGTgactcatcttcctcctccctcctctgcagtgccagccAAAACTCTCCAGCGATGGGAGAAAACCACCCCAGGAGCACCCTGGCCAGGGAGAAGTATGGGTATTGCCAGAAGGAGCTGAAACATACCTAGTGCCCAGTGAGTGAAGGTGGCATTGAGCCCTGCCAGGAATGTCCAGAACCCAGGATGACATCCTTTGTGCTTGACTGACTGCTGGGACAGCCCATGCTGCTGAAGCTGCCACGTTTCTAAGGGGTATCAGACTGGCAGGTGTCCTGGTCTCccacactgctggcagctgtgtgcccatgcatgctgaggtgaaaaagagaaggcctaggtcagggagggagggaaagtgTTGAAATAAAGGGCTTTTCTGCAATGCTTCTCGCTGACTGGATAATCCCCTGCTGGCAATGAGGACATTTTGGGCACTGGATTGAAAAATGGCTGTGTCTTTATCTCAGACATGAGGGCATGGTTTGGGGCAATGCACCTGGTACTTCCTTGTGCACCATTCTGGCAGGGGTGTGGGTGGCAGAACTGTCTGGGATTCCCTATTTTGGGTGGACACAGCCATATCAGCCACACAGCCCACTGATCTGGGTGTCcccaaggccaggctgtggctgtcagcCTCTGAAGTGGCTTCCTCAGAACACAAACCCAGCTGTAGCAGCACATAACCACATGTCTTAATCTGCATCGCCGTGTCCCTGAGGTGGTCACAGTGAAGAATGAACCCAAACCCAGATTCATGACACCCCTGACCTCACTTTGCAGCTCCTCAAGATGCtgcatagaatcacccaggtcagaagggacctttaaaggtcattttgtCTAAAGGTCATTTGCCCTgtctttgcagtgagcagggacatcctcagctagatcagatcacccagagccctgttgagcctgatCTTTACTATCTCtcaaacacctctctgggcagcaaggATGGAGCAAGGTAGTGCCATGGACTAGCTTCCACAGGCTCAGGGCAAATGCTGAAgtattgctggctcctggcctCAGCCACCCTGACATTtggggcagctgctgaggagccgCAGCCCTCATCCTGGTAGGTGAACTGCTCAGCCCCGGAGGAAGAGGGCGGGTGGAGAGCAGGCACTCCTGCGCAGCCTCCGCTGCCGGCATGTGCAGCACGGGGCGAGCTGGAGGGGTctgtgagcacagctgtgctgggcacagacaCACCTGCTGTGACCTTGCAGAGCCCTGAGTGACTCAGGGGGAGATAAGTTGCCTGGTGGTTTTCCATGCCTGCAGTGGCCCATTGCAGCGTGACTAAAGAGCATGCAGGAGGGAGAGGCACTTGGGTGGTGTCAGGAGGAGATAGGGTGCTGTGGGCAGCCACCCAGCCACTCTATTCCCAAAAACCTCACTGAAGAGCAGGGATCACCTCTGCTACTTCGTGTTTCCATCCCCAAAAGCTTGGTTCAGTTCAAACTCTGGCTTTTGGGGACAGGGAAAAGGCTCAGGCTAGACTTACCTCTGGGTTTGATCCAGTTCTCAGATCGGGTGCATCAAGTGGCCAAGGGACTGCAAAGCCTCTGCGTGAGAAGGAAATGCTGAACCAGCAGGAGGGTGCTTAACTTTTAGTAGTCTGcaagccctggctgctgctcctgagagCAGGTCTTGCTGACATGGCCTTTTCTACCTTCTGCTTTCACAGAAGGGTCCAAAGGGGCTTCAcgacccctccccagcacagagccaagcCTGTCCCTGCCTGGTGAGAGAAACTGCCCTGGAGAAGGGGGCAAGCCCTGCTGGAGTGCCACCCCAGCATCCTGACAGCCCACCCAGACAGCTGGGCCTGGGAAAAGGATTCTCACATCCATGATAGGGTGCTGTCCTAGGGACATCAGGGATGCTGAGTGGGCACAGGCACATTAGCATATGCCAAGCTTCTCAGTGCCCAGACGAGCGAGGCTGGGCCTTAGCATCATTCCTGACCACCCTCAGGCCAGGGAAAATGCCACATGCTGCCCTGACAGCACACAAACACCAATCTCTTACCTCTGGCTCCTTTCACTCTGCATAAGGAGTAAAGGCAGCCACACCAGCAGAGTTATTTGCAGCCCTCGTCAGGCAGCGTGGGTGGAGGTACCAGGAAGATATGAACCGTGTCCAGGCAGGCACAACAGCCCTGTGTTTGTCTGCAGCTGACCAGGCTTACGAGGGACGCCGGCCAAAACTCTAAGTTTGCAAGtctgcctccacctcctctgtaAGGAGCTTTCTTAGTGACCCTGCAGGccaggtggaggtgaggaagtcctggcagcacccaggaaGCCTCAGCATAGACCTGGAGGCACTATCAGACCCCAGATGTCCTTCACCTacactgtgctgcctgcaagaCAGAGGGATCTCCACTCCTGCAAGGAAGGGCTGGGATCAGTTTGGAAGGTACCCCAGCAGTTTACAGCATTAATCCTTCTTTACAAGTCTGCAAAGTCCTCCCTAACCAAAGGCAGGGGGCAGAGGTTGGCTCAAAGTGAAGGGCTGTACCAGGCACTGAGAGGAGAGCTCTGTTCCAAGAACCAGCAGGACTCAGGCCAGAATCCACATTGCCAgcacagacacctccagccatgcaCAAGAGGAGCCAGCCCAAGCTGGCCCTGCTTGAAGCAGGAGGCTCTGCCTTCAGGTGGGCTCTATGGTCCAGGTTAGCCTCTACTTAAAGATGCACCAAGAAACGGCTGTGGTGGTGGTATTGCTGATGGAACAGTGGCCTAAGCCCTTGTGTCACACCAGCaatgctcccagctccctcaggaacTGAGTTCTACACGAACACCAAGCTAGACTCACCCTGCAAGGAACCATCCCACATAGCCCTTTGAGCAACACCAAACCAGTGGTGCCACAGCACCAGACAGAGACAGTTGCACCCCCCAGGGCAATCCAGGCTGAAGCCTGAACCTCTGCCAGAGAAGCAGCCACAAGCCATAGGTAAGCCATTACGTTTTTTATTTTATAATAaacttctcatttttttcccccaaggaaGACAAAAAACTGTGAATGAGGCTACAGAACATCATAGTGAAAAGTATGAGAGACAGATCCTGGCCACTAGCCAGGCCAGAAAGGGTCCCCACTCCCCAAGGCAGAAGAGGTCCGTCCCTAGGAGCCTCATAGCCCTTGCTCATCTCCTCGTGTTACAGTAAGATCAACACTGTCagagggagctggctgagcagtCGAGATGGGGTTGAGTCAGGCTACTGATGAACTGAGGTGGACAGGCTGTGTCCCACTCATCCACCAAAGCTGCCAGCAAGTCGGGGCAGTGGGTTAGGGGATGCAGCTGTTGTTTAGACACGTACATGATAGagatttaaaaaaaccaaacaaccccacacATGATTTAattcaaagcaaaaaaacaaatcaagtgGTAGCTCTTCCTGCCAGGCCATCTCACTCTACGAAGACTTCACACATTCCTTCTCCTGCTCAATAGCTGCAAGAGAAAGAGAGGTCCATTAGTCTCTGGCACTTTTCTTTTTCACGTGGAAATACCCACTCGAGAAGATTGCAGGGCAATcattcaggccttggaacacAGTTGTATGGTTTGATCACAAGCAGGGGTCGATTCAAGTCACAGGGGGATAAGACACACGGGTGACAGCAAGTTGGGCATCTGCCTTCAGCTCTCCTCAGGGAAGTCGCTACCCCAGGCAACACCTCGGAACGCTGTGATCACGCCTGCTGCCCCAGAGTGCCATACCCTGGCCCCTCACCTCTCAGGCGGTGGTTCTCTCTAGGTCAGAGCCTAACTGCCCCGAAGCCCCTCTCTCCAACGCATGCCTCGACAGCGCGATCAGCAGCCGCGGAGGACACACGCCTCACCGGCCGCGGCCAACGCGTCTCTTCCCAGCAGCCAAGCACCGGGGCCGCTCCTCTGGCCCCCGGCAGGCCCGCCCGCCCGTCCCCGGGGCTGTACTCACTCTCCTTGGAGGGCAGCGTGTTCTTCTCCTCCGTGTTGGTCTTCTTCAGCTTCTTCTTGTCGAATTTCTCCACCTCCGATAGGTCTGGTTTGTCGCACATTTTGGCTGCAAGATCCTCTCCGAGGTTAGTCAAGGTTCTCAGGGATGGGGACCGGCAGACAAAGGCGGCCCGCCCAAGCCCCCGCCACGGACAATAGCGCAGGGCGGGGCGCGCCGCCGCCCCGGGCACGGCACTGCGCCGCTCCGGGCAGCCCCTGCGCCCACCGGAGGAGCGTCCCCCACCCTCGCAACGCGCTCAGTGCGGTATGCTGCCCATCAGCCCCAGGATCCCTGCAGCATCCAGCCAGAGGCGCCCCGGGCTAGTCCCTCCTCGCACCAGCCCTGCCGTGCAGCCCCCTCCCCGGTTACAGCGCGAACCCACGTCGCGGACAGCCCCGCGGGCGGCAGAGCCGGTGCCGTCCCGCATCGTGCCGTACCTGGTACCACGCCGCCCCGACCGTTCCCGCTCCGCTGCTCtgccaggtgaggctggggcGTGCGGCGTGGGGCGGCGCCTTAAATACCCGGACACCGCCCAGCCTACGCCCCCATTGGCTGCCCGCAGCCCACGGGGCCCGCCGGGAAGTGTAGTCCGTCCGCCCGTGGCTGCGGCCGGCCGGCGGCGGAGGGAACTGCCGCTCCCGAGGTGCACCGCGGCACGGGGCGGGGCAGCAGCGGAGCGCGGGGCGCGCGCGGGGCCGCGCATCTGCGGCGGTGGTACCCGGCAGGGGCGGCCGCGGCCCCGCTCCCACAGCCCCCGCTCGGGCACACGCACTCACGCCCGGCCCCGCACATGCGGCTTTGCACACACGTGCACGCCCGCGGCCAGCTTGCGGACTCGCACGGGCAGCGCCGTGCGTGCACTCCGCGCTTGCACACCCGCGGCGCAGGAACTGCTGCGCACACGCGGGCACACACACGCAGCCTCACCCCCCGCAGCCCCccgcccagccctgctgccgtCTCTGCGCCAAACACCCGGGCACCAGCTGCGAAGGGCAGCAGCATAGTCCACACTGGGCCAGGTGACTCCTGGACCATCATCCCAGCCCCAAACCCTCCTCAgaggtagcagcagcagcagctatggGGAAGCAGCTTTTCATATCACAGACGCACAGAACAAGggtaggggctagaagggacttccatagatcatcgagcccaaatcccctgccagagcaggaccacctagagcaggtcacacaggagcacatccaggcttgAAGGCTCctaaagaaggagactccacaacctctccaggcagccctaCCCTTCTCTGATGCTGTCAGTTTGCGTGTTGCTGTTGTATCTCCCTGGTTTAGTCCAGTTAAGCAACATCTGCCAATGATGAGCTCGAAGAGCTGTGTGCATGGAGTCTCTGAAAGTGTCCTATACAAACCCAAGGAGAGTTAGAGAGAGCTCTGGGCTCAACTGAAGGCCAGAACGTGGCAACACTGCTGGAATCGCAACCAGAAAGCCCAGGTGGGATAAAAGGGATGCCAGAGTGAGCAACCCATCttggaatcttagaatcataaaatcaaccaggctggaagagatctccaagctcaccagcccaacctagcacccagccctgcccaaccaaccagaccatggcactaagtgccccagccaggcttggctccaacacctccaggcacagccactccaccacctccctgggcagcccattccaatgccaatcactcaccctgacaacaacttcctcctcacatccatacttcccccagcataacttgagactgtgtcccttcttctgttgctggttgccattggcagggctgtgctcaggtgCCTGCTTTGCTTGGCATCTGCACCACAGCCTAAGCACAGGGCACCTACCACAGATGCAGCTACCCCAGGGTGCCAGTGCCCATCCCTAGGGCACCTACCACACATGCAGCTAGCCCAGGGTGCCGGCTCCCATCCCCAGGCCACCTGCCACATGTTCAGCCCCTGTTTCAGCTCCCATCCCCAGGTGGCACTGCCACTTGGAGCTGCCTTTGCTGAAGCCCCACAAAAGGCCTCCCTCAAAGGCGGGGGGTTTTGGGCAAACTGCCCTTCAGGTGCCAGGGGAGCAACGGtcaaggcaggagcaggagctcctTCCTCCCAGACACATCCCAGGGGAAGTCTGTCACCTGCTGCTCTTttcagagggcaggaggtgaTACAAGACCCTTGTGGGCACAGGAGAGTCATGGAAGCATTTTGGATGGTGAaagaagctcatccaggccaacccttCCCTGACTCTGCCAAGCCCGGGGCTAAACTGTggccctcagctctgcctccatgaaacacctctagggatggggattcaatcacctccctgggcagcctatgtcaggctttgagaaccctttcagggaaggatTTCCTTCTAACGTCCAACCTCAGCCCCTGTGTAtttcagctgcctggcagagcagagcctttgGGACTGAGGGAATGTGAGAGAGGCCTTGAGaacatcacagcaccacagaatgccaggggctggaaggaacctccaaagctcagccagtccaaccccctgccagagcagggtcacctagagcagatcacacaggaacatatccacacaggtctggaatatctccacagagggagactccacaacccccctgggcagcctgtgccaggctcctgcACCTTCACCCTGTCTAACCTAAACTTGTCCTGGTGTAACTCAtcccaggcttctgtcaccttcactctgtctaacctaaacctctcctggtgcatccCAtcccaggcttctgtcactttcactctgtctaatctaaacctctcctcgtgcatcccattccaggcttctgtcaccttcactctgcgtaacctaaacctctcctggtgcatcccattccaggcttctctcaccctcactctgtctaacctaaacctctcctggtgcatcccattccaggcttctctcaccctcactctgtctaacctaaacctctcctggtgcatcccattccaggcttctgtcaccttcacccTGTCTAACCTATTCCTGCGCTGGTGCCATCCCAGGCTTCCGTCGCCCTCAGCTGTCTGACCTAAGCCTCCCCCGGTGCAAGCCCAGGTCACTTCCCGGCCGCTGTCGCTGGCCCGCAGGTACAAGAGGCTGCCTCTCACCGGGCTCTGACCTGCTTTgcgggcgcggcggcggcggtgccCGGCTGGGAGCGGTCCCATGCGCTCCGTCAATCCCCGCAGAGCAGGCGGCACCT
This genomic window from Pogoniulus pusillus isolate bPogPus1 chromosome 19, bPogPus1.pri, whole genome shotgun sequence contains:
- the LOC135183666 gene encoding thymosin beta-15A homolog, with translation MCDKPDLSEVEKFDKKKLKKTNTEEKNTLPSKETIEQEKECVKSS